The Lasioglossum baleicum chromosome 7, iyLasBale1, whole genome shotgun sequence genomic sequence AATGCATGTTTGAGGGTAATGAGAGCACACATGAATGTAAGATAAAAAAACGAAGACGTGTAACGCAAAACGAAAAGGATGAAGAAGACGACGACCAGAGGAAAACAAAGAGTATGATCAAATGAACGCAAGACCGAACAGTCGAGTTACAGAGGAGAGTCCTCCTTCGTTTCATTTCGAAGGATTGCACAATTGCACGAGATAGAAATCGAATCATCGTCGCTACGACTGCGAATGATGACTGTGAACGATAGTGCAATGATTCTTAGTCGTGTTAGTAGAGGTAAGATTCATTGCAGTAACATGTGCTCcagaattgaaattaaaattgatggTAAAGCGTTGTCCTTTGAACTCTTTCACTGGGATCGATTGCGATCGAAAGGTACTAAGCATTGCGAAAGAAGAACGATACAAAATtcttcttattgttagtacctCTAACATAGATCGTCCTCAACCATACAACTTTTCATTACGGAACTATATAGTTACCCTTTACTTAATAACGAAGTAAAGTAACTAGAGCTGTGACGATGAAAAGATGGTCTATGGTtagttattttaatatttcctgctgtaATGACTCTTGGTCTATGAAACCGGAGGGTAGTACGAAGAGACATTACGGAAAGTTCGTCTGTTACAGTGAAagaatcaaatttataaaattgtgaACTGGGAGATGGAACCTCGTTGAAACGTAGACAAGGAATCGGCTAATTCAAATGATCGTCTTTGTCATCCTATCGTAGCCACGCAACGCATCGGACGAAAATCGGACTCGACGAATATTTAGCATTCACAGCCAGTTGCAGTGATTCTTGTTTCTAAAAGCAAGCGATGTTTTAAAAAGAATCCCAGTTCCGCGCGTTAAACGTTTAATTTGATTTCGCAAAATAATCTAATTAAATGCGTCTCTAAATTTCTCCTCGACTTAACatggtatacatatataatatgatatataattatttttgataaataattatatataatataatatgatacatacatatatatcctTCGTGTTTGCGCATACATCCTCaatccgacgaatcgaaggcagaaataaattacatatttcaattacataaatatatatatatgtgacatataattaatatgtataaatattaaaattatacggTTCCCCTAACTGGACAAAGATATCAGCGTTGCTGACGGACTATGCGGTCCTCCATTATTCACCACGCGATTAGCCTCGACTTAATGTAGAAcaaacgaaaaaagaaaactCGATTCCTTCCCTCTAGCATGTTACAACTCGTTAGTCTCAATACGATGAATGATGATGATACACTCGCGTAATTCTAATGTGCATGGTTGTGTAAAGAGTACATTTAATGCTAAGCGACATATAAACCTTCCCCTAACTGTTTACGCGAATGCTTCGAATATTGCCTTCTCCTTTCAGACGCGTTAACTTCGGTCTCAATCGAATTCAGAAACAAtacagatatatgtatatatataaaacttTGTTCACAGTGAAAAGGACAGGAAAAGTAAAAAGATTCTTTCGCCGTGTTCATGACCGAAGCGTTCAGGTATATTGCTAAAGAAGTCGGCAACTTTCGAAGCACTTCTCTAAAcacagtttcatttcgattggcGTTTTGGTGGAAACAAATTTGCTCATGGAATGATTCATGTCGCGTAATCGTGATCGTAGCATGCATGAGCAACGAAAAGATATGTATACGCAGACATTCTAAATGTTTTCATCGTTCGGTGATCTGTTCTGTACGATACGGAAGGGAACTGAATACATCGCGGTCGTTTTAGGTCAGCAACTCATAGTTTTCGTTCTTCTGTTCTCTTTTCGGTGATGCGCAACTTGTTCCGATGATCTCTTCATTTTCTTTCAGCTGTTCAGAATCCGTCCGATCCAGACGGTACATTCGAAGCAGGATAGACCAATTTACCTGGCAACCATTTCGCTATACCAAATTGTATCAGTCGCGTAGCACAAAGCTGCAATCGTTACCGGGTTAAATTGAGCAACATGAAGTACTTCATTACGGTGCGCCTGATTAAAAGCAGCTGGAATGTGCTGTATACGTTTAATGATCCAGACAGGTAGCGGACATCAGACACTGTTTCTTTGCGTGTTAAACAATGCAGAGCCCTGTACGTCATTCAAACTTATTGATTCGCATATGTTTCTTACATAGTATCCTTTATTGCGTGCGTACGAAGTACTTCTTGTCCTGCAACAGAAGGAGAAACGTTTCTAGAAAGATCTCCTCGAGTCACACTGCGGATCTCGTGTCTTCGGCTCCGTTTCATTAAATAATCATTTCTGTTATTAGACGCAGTCCACTGCAACACTgcaaaatattcttttaattgtAATGGTACTTGAAGAGTACAAGTAGATCTGTAATTCTATAAATTATTCGTGATCAATATCTTTGACATATTGTCATTATCTTAACCAAGAACCCTCTTCCTTTTATGGTGAACTTTTCTCATGAATCTCCACCGAAGACACGAGACTTTTTGTTAACGCTGATCAATATTATAGAAGCTGAAAAAACATTGCATAAATTTCATATGTATAACAAGCAAATATGTGATCTATCAACATTTACAGTACAATCAATTACTGCTCGTATAAAAGTGTGTTCGTATATGTACAAATGGTAATTGTTTAGTGTACCATGCTCGGGAGCAGTAATTAATGTCTCGCAAGGTGATACGACTCTTACAATGTGTTTGTTACAGTTCGAAAGAAAGTTTTGCGTATAGGTAAtatctataaaaattaaaaaaaaaaccaaaCAAAAATGTGGGAAAAGAGTGTAAGTTGGACAATGTATGCGGTTATTGGTAATGACAACGGAAAAAAAGACTGTTCTGTGCATCGACACGAAAAACATTGAAacaaatatacaatattatagAATATGATCTACGTATGTCTACGGATACGCACCTGTTAGATAAATTACTTTTGTTCCGTTTCCGGTCCAGACGAAATCGTACTCCTTAAGGTGACATCCTTTTATCTAAGTCCCGGCCCGCAGAGTACTCAAATCAAAGCGAAACAAAACGACAACACAGGATatcgaaaaagaaaaacgacTGGTAACAATGATGGTTAAGAACACAAATGCGTGCGAGTAGAATTAATAATGCAAACCGGTTATACACATTCTCTGATTCGTTCGACAGAAGGTACGTATCTACACATAATTACCAATAACAAAATAAAGATGATCGTAATAAAACACAGACACATGGAGAATGTGATAAATCCTGTACACGGGGTCCTTTCCAAGAATGTGAATCAAATAACAAATAGGATACGTTGTTTCAgttagaaaataatttattcatttgCTCGTTAAAGTATCAAGGCActacttaaattaaattatttcaattcgtTACTGATTGCAAATTCAAACATTACATTGCGTATTCGTTAGCCTAACAATGTAGTTGTTTGTTCTTTCGTTTAAACGGAGACTCAAAGTGTCGTCTATAACGAGTAAAATTGGGATACAAGGTGCCTCACAGGTAAAATCTATCCATTGTATCATTCTCAAATATACAATCACTTGTTATGCAAATGAAACTCATTTcaaataatatcaataataataaaatatgcgCAGAATAGTCTGTGTATCTTTCGCACTCAAACTGACTTCTCagcttataaaaaaaaaaaagaaattgtctTCGATAGAATTATTCAAACAAGAAGCTATTCAATCATACGTACATCCCTTCGAGTTGAATAATTCCATTTAGTACCGTCTAGCATGCTTCTAAAACAATGAAGTTAATTTAGGTGCAAGAGATAAACAGACTGTTCCACAAAATTTAAGTAACTTGAATTGCACGTGTTGTATCCATTCTTTACAAATATATAATACTCTCAAGACGAAACAGttaatattacattatttttcgaGACACCTCACATCGTCATCATATTAAAAAGGTAAGACTCAACGTAACCATAAGCCGGATAAAATGTCTtgcatttataatttaaagtaaacgCATTATTACATAAAAGGGACAATGAATGCAAAGTGATCATACGAATTACTGGAAAACTCGGGAAAGGTTGTATATGAttgtgtacgtgtgtgtgtgtgtgtgttgtgtgtatgttgtgtatgtatgtgttcGTAGTAAAATCAGAATAAACTGTAAGAAAACATTGTATGAAGCATCTGTCATAGATAATAAATGCGTTTTCTTCACTCGTTCACCTGTCGATCGTCATAGTACTATTAATATCTCTCCACAATAGTTATAAATGGTCACCTTTGCAAATCTATACTGAACTATATAGTTAAGCAAAGCTGCTGCTAAGGATCAACTGCTCATAGTACTTTGTGTGCGTAGCTTTTACAGTATTTTTGGCTTCAGGAAAAAAGTAATGGCTCGATTCTCTCATTTCTACCATTACCgccttctctctttctgtcaGCCAAGAGTACCGCGTGAAACAGTAAACTGTACATTCCGTAATGAGAATAATAAATTCTGGAAGCATCGTTTAGTCTAATCGCTTTCTATATGGCTATGTATACAAGCGTAAGACGTTTTCACGGTCCTATTGTCGTTACAAATAAATAATGTGATGCGAAGAATAGCATTCTTCAATTAAGAGCACCTCCTCCGAAATCGGATTAATTTTCTAACAACATGATGTACAAATATCCGCAATGCTCCATTTAATTGAGAAAAAAAACACCAAAAGAAACTAATCGAAAGGCATTATTATCACAGTTTACGTGTGGAAGTGTTTTGTAAAGGCTTCAATATTTACGAAATATATTCTCGAGATGGTCAGAACGGAATAGCAACAAACGTTACTCGAAACGctcgtaaatgtaaaaaataaagaatgtgcAGTTACGATGTGCTGTTACCGGGATACCTGGCAGCGGGAAATAGAATCAAATGCCCAGAATAGCCATAAAAAAAGGCTAGTTCCTACAATTCAACTACACACTTAATGCCTTCTAGTAATACGCGTCGTCGCTAGGGTCGTGTCCGTAGCAGCTTTCGATCCAGGGACAGTTTTTACGATAAAGACGAATCATAGACAGGCACCGTTCCGATAAATCCTTATTAATGTTCGTCAACGATTGAGtatcacctctctctctctccctgggAGTACACAGACCTCGAGTGATACACCGATAAATCTTTGAGTGATCGGGCATAATTGAACGACAGTAGCAATACTACAGACGAAAGATAATCCTACGTGGAAGAGTGAATCCCGAAAGCTTGAAAAATCTTGTTTTTAAAACCGGGTTTGTTAGAACTAGCGTCGTGGTGGCCAGACTGTCCTTCGTGTAGCGCCCTTTGTGCCAGCGCCAGTGAGCTCTGTGATTGTGTGTTGTATCGCCAATTCGTCAGAACGGGCCGGATAAcgaaaaaagaacaaaaagaaagaagaaaaagatagTAGACGACTAACTCGTGTGCTACGACATGCAGTGcaactaatatgtatacatatcacTTATTGTCTAACACAACGTACCTCGTCGTGTTGCTCGTGCTCGCTATTGGCTAAACTGGATCGCGAACCGCGTCTTGTCGATCCCTTTCCTTCCCCTAGAATTTGCGCGACCTTTCCTTGCTTCACGAACTCCAATGTCTGCTTCAAAAGAGACGCACAACTTGAGCAACAAGTATGCTTATCAAATGAATCGTTCGCAGCGTGACTGAGCAGCGTAAAATAATGTCTAAGTAGCAACTGCTTTTACTGTACTACTATAGCAAAACTTTGAtacagtaaaaacattcgaaCAAGTGCAAATAACATAGTAAATTCGGCTAACCTCCTTTCGTGACCTCAGAGCACAATCCTCGAGAGTATCCGCTGCTTCATATTTCCCTTGTCTTCGATATAACGCGCCAAGATTTTTTAAAGTAGTCGTTACGGTAGGAGAATCTACTTTAGCTGCTTTGTGCCAGCCACCGTATTCTCCGTAGGGAGcatttcctttatttttaagtttatttTCTTCTCGTTCTTCGGCGACCTGAGTTTCAGAATATAACGTAACAAATGCTTTCGTGAGTTCTACCCTACGTAAGCAAGACTTATGGAACTTACTTTACCTGCCAAATTGGTTTATTATCGCTAGCAATAGCACCAAATTCTTTCTCGTGCGCTCTGGTCAACACTTGCTTGTACAGAACTTCTGCTTCCTTGTATTTCCCCTGTTTCAAGAAACAGGACGCCAAGTTGTTTTTCGTTTTCGCGACGTTAGGATCGTCTGggccaagtttcatttcatagaTTTCGAGTGCTCGTTGATAATAACGTTGAACTTCCTCGTATTTCGCCTGATTTTGACAGAGCAACGCGAGGTTGTTTAACTGTTTCGCAACGTCCGGATGATCACGTCCAAGAACCAGTTCTCTGATCGCAAGGGCACGCTTGCACAGTGGCTCGGCTTCCTTGTATTTGCCCCGTTTGCCATACAAAACAGCTAGATTGTTCAAAGTAGCAGCAACCGCAGGATGATTTTCGCCTAGTGTCTTTTCTCGAATAGACAAAGCGTCGTTCAACAAATTCGCTGCttctttaaatttattttgatcTCTGTACACTAAAGCAAGAATATTCAACATCGTCGCCACGTCCGGATGGTCGTGACCGGAAGTCTTTTCCAAATCCTCCAGCGCTTGCTTACAAAGTGGCACTGCCACTTCGTAACGACCTTGGGCTGCATACTGAATAACCAAATTGTGCAGTGTACGTAAGCGCGCAGGTATTTCATATCCGGCGTTCACTTGTGCAAATTGTGATGGCGGTGTCGGTGATATTGCTATAATCAAAATGATGAGCTTTGCAAAAGATGGACCTTATCGATGACCTAAGTCTATGTGaagatagaattttattttcatacgCTGGAACAATAATCAGTATTATACCGCCAACAAGTTTTTGAGTACCCTTTAAACCATGCTTTCAAGAAAACAGACTTTAAAACAGATTTAAACCCttggcactcgaatggcgacttgAAGTCACCActagaaattgctgtaccattattataTAGAATAGAATTAATCTTGGTCCGCAAGAAATGTTTTACTTTCAAGTTAAAGTAGCTCCAAGTGCGAAGGGTCAAggaaattacaataaaattcgAAAGTAACTTTCACACAGACTTAAAGGAGATTCGAGCACTTGACGATAGAAATGAAAAGTGAACATACACTTACTATTTCGGTCGTCCACATCATCATCCGGAAACAAATCAACAACAGGATCTCTTTTCGGCCTATCTTTAGAGGTCTCATCATCAGCGGGAGGATCAGGATCATATTGTCTCATATCTTCCATGAATTCTAAATGTTTGTTGGCTTCTTCCAATGCGGCAACCTAAAAGATAATCACACAAGTACTATAATTGTAATCCGTTCTTTCCTGGATGAACTTGATATGATTCGACCATGACATTATTACTTACGGCTTGTTCGCTAGCTTGTAGTTTTTGTTGCGTTCCAGCCAATTCGTCTCTTAACCATGCATTCTCCTGGCAAAGCCTTTTGACTTGTGTTCTAAGCTTCTGTTTTTCAGCCTCAACCTTTTGCAAGTGGTTGGCGAGAGCCATCATCACTTCGGCCTCTCCAAGACCCAACTCTATCATCTCAATGTTTTTTGATAACAAGCTGGATTTGTCTCTGGCAGCTGGTGCATCTTGGGATTGCAGACCCTGTAGAAGTCCCTCATGTTCTACACGAAGGGCTTCCAACCCCTGGGCCACGGTTCTGGCACCAGCCACAATTTCATCCTGACTCATGGCCGTCATTCTACCAATGATTTCTATCTTCTTGCTGGAaatagagaaattgaaataaataggtAAAATTAATTCACAAAACCACTGTCTTTCAAACATAGTCAATTAGTAtagattcatttattatttaacgaggacgaaattttttcaagaaatttcgtttatgaaaatataaaaattgcgtTAACGTACAGAAAAGGTACGTAACATAATTTTCGCAAATTCTCAAAGTTTAGGGAAGAAAGCGCAAAGGAAAGGGTAAACGAACGGTAAGCGACATTTAGAACGACTTGCTATACACGCGGATAATTAACCGCAATCAAAAATAGGCATCGAAAAGTATTTCAGTCGAAGCAAGCAGAACGTATCCGGACACTGGTTGCATGGAAAGAAGAGCGTTTTCTCCTCTAAATCTATTTCATTTTTACCTAATACAGAACTCTCGTTAATTCGATAAATAGTCGCAACGATTCGTGACATTTCTACACATAGTCAAAGCAAATTTTAACAGAACTATTTTCAATGTGAAACTTACCCCATGTTAGGGCCGCGTTAAACTCGCAGAAATCAATGGTTTAATGCGTACAAGCATGCGCAACTCGGAGATGCTTCTCAAATGCGACACAGAAAGCAAAGTTGATTTTTTCaggaaaagaaacgaaaattgTCCAATAAAAATTACCGTTACCACGACGAATAAATTGTTTAGATGTTTTAGAAGCGATATTACGAAAGTAAACGGAAAAAGGTCACTGCGATAGCACTCGATTTGATGGGGAAACCTGGTCCATGCCAGATCCGAGTTAAACCCAGCAAAATCAATGGCTCGATAGTTCGGCGCGTGCGCGTCGTTGACGTCTTCTTTTATGCGACAGAATGTATATAGGTATAACAGACAGTAGAATTTCAAGGGAAACGGAGAGAAAAAGGAATATTCGCGAGGATTGATAATCATTTCTGCGAGTGCGACTGATATTGCAAGCTGTAAAATGTTTAATGTCATCGAAAGAGGTTAGGAATTCAGAGCTATGCGTCTTTGTAAACCTTGACCTCGTACAATCGTCCTTGCAACCAAAGCCTTGACCTCGCTGAAATGCTACCGCCTAACGAATTCCTCGTATGACATCATTCCTGGCCGCCACCATTAATTGTTACTTCCTTAGACAACTTTCGAAGGAGTTCTTCAGAATTGATTTTACCAGCGATGATAATGGTGGAGCGTGTGCGAGAATGTTTGAAAGTTTCCTAGCGCAGCATCGATTTCTCACGGGACCTGCGTTTATGGTAAACCAACGGAGAAAGTGTTTTCCAGCTGATGGAAGCAGGGTGCGACATGCAACGAAATGTTGTAATATCGAACAATTTGCTCCAATTGTCTCTCGCACACATGCAACTAATGCACATCTTTCCTAGATTGAGAGTCCTAACGAATGATCGTTTTACGAGATGGAAAAGGACGGGTAAAGACGCGCCATATAAGGTTTCGAACGAAAGTATGCGTGGTAATCAGAGCTTGGGGTCTGGGGTACATTTACATGAAAGCGCTGATGGTGTAAggggaaaaaggaaagaatgaaAAAGTAACGCAATCAAGGAATAATTGTGTATGCGTGTGGGTGTCTATGTATGTAAAGATTTGTAAGTAGGGCTGAACTACTCACATTCTATAAGCGTTCAGCGTTTTTGACATATCTGTTCTACCCATCGGTAATGTTGGGCTCTGTCAGACCTACCTAATCCCGTACAAGCAAAAAAGAAAGTTTGAAACTTTTTACTAATATCGATCTGTCTACCGTTAGACGGGGGACAGTCACGGACGTATTGTCACTTTCAGTCGAACGAGTCTGTTGTAAAAAATTCATCTATCTCCTGGCTAACGACacgtacaaaaatataatttttaaatctatatatacatgtacactAGAATATTGCCCGGGATGGTGAGATTTAAAGGGGGGGCACTTCGCGGAATCGCGTTTAATTCTTCACTGAGGGGGTTACGTTTGGCTTCGCATCCTTCGCATGAAACGGGGGTGGTGTTCTAGTGGGGGTGGATTGCGCGTGCGCACACTGCGGCATTCAAATGGGGATTCGGGACGAAAATCCAAAAATTCGTGTAGGCTTGCTTGAAATATCTTCACTGTTTATTTCAACGTCTAACTTCACACCGGTGacttttaaataaatcatttctTCCATTTTTTCCAAGCGTCAAACGGTAAGCATTAATCTTCTATCCCATTGCGGTAGCCGATTACTAgcattaattttaattacacGCGAAAAGGGGCAAGAAATGGAGCTCTAAGTATATATCACGTACAACTTATTCATACTTCATTTTTCTCAATAGGAGGTGGAATGTCAGGGAATGGTAAATCGATAGGCGGACGTTCTAGAAAATAGAACTGCAGTATGACAATAACGGATTGAATATGGTAAGTTTTTGTTAACTTTCTTAACTTATCTATTTTATCCttacttaatatacagggtgacataGCACGGCTTCAAGAAGGTTCTCACGTGATTATGGGAAATTTTTAGTCGACTCTTCTTTCCACGATTTTTCatggtcaccttcaatttttgcaaatacacctaTAATCTTTTTACGCCTATCTGTTATTAGAGGATATCAAAACTAGTTAGGTAAGTATCaagattcgtggttcaccctgtatatttatggATAAGTATATaacaataaaatttcataaactAAACAGAAATGGTTGAGCTCAACAAAATGTTTCATCTGTAGGAGGTGTTAATGTTCAATGATTGAGAACTTGGTATTACGACGAACTATCCGTTTATTTCTGCGAACTACCCGTTTGGCTGGTTAGTACAAGACTAAAGTCTCCTGACATTCAAAAGAAACGCAAGACGAAAACTATATTTTTGTCGCCGATAGGTGGGGTAACTTTGCACCTCCACTGTCGTGAACACTTTTCTAAGGAGTGGGAAATTCACGAGAGTAACGTGTCGCGAGTTTGCCCCTGTAGCGGAATTTCCACGGGCCCCACCTTTTCACTTTAACGGAGTCCCGTACCATCGACTTGGGCCTTTAGAAATTCGGGGATTTATCTTTACGAGGGCTATATTGAGACTGTCGCTAATAAGCCTAATGGCAACCCTAGCAGATGTCTTAATGAGTCTACCTGACAGTTTCCTCATAAATAGCTTCTATTGTCACGTGAGTCCTAAAATCCCTCCAGCATTTGCACAGCACTTGTTAATTTTACTGCATGCAGCTGGCCGCTACACGTCTATGTGTACGTCAATTATtcccgaattaattaattttttactttattttccGCCATTTTTAGGGTACCTCCGGCACACAGCGTAAAGATACGCAAATATAGGCGTTAGTCGGTCAGTGGGAATAACCCACGGGGGTGCGTAAGGGTGCGATGAATGAAGCTCGTAGGAGATGGTGACACGTGGATGACACTTAACGCATCACGGACAGGGGGTGGAGATCGTCTCGTTCGCCTTTTATAATCTCCCTTCCGAAGTCTGGAAGGAAATGCATGCAAGAGTACGCGACAGGGTCCATCATGACCCAGGTGAAAATTCTTGTAATATCTACGTTGTAGCAGTCTGTTTTACTGAAATTATATCTTACTTATTTGAAGTTAAATTCACAACCGTGATCGTGATTCTACAATTAACGCTACTATTAACAGGTTCATTTTCAAAGCGGGAAAAATTGAACAGCGGTTGCCATCTAGCGGCAGATATTGTAGGTATCGAATAATTCCAATTACTCGATAAAAAAGCACTACGTTCTAAAACCGACGATCGCCTTTTCCCGTTTTTGTTTCAACTTTCTTTCTTACGAATATATAGAGTCACACGATCCGGTCGCAAAATCGTATTGCATTATTTTGAAATCTGAGGAAGATGTACACAGTCAATATCTACACGAATTTCACgtacgaattatttttcaatcaattaaTTCGATTTCAGCTCGCGGGAACATTTCGTGGCAACAAAAGAACCAGGATAGACCGCTTTCGCAATCGTTCGACTTTAAAGGGGAATAGCTAGAGTCTGGTAGAGTCTGGTGGCCGATGACTCATGGCATGACGACAGAACATTGGAAGTACTGTACCATGTGCACTCGCTCGTAGAGAAGCGCACTACATGCAACGTTGTGTGCACAAAGCGATGTGGCTTTCTCGAATTTTGCGACTTCCAGTGGAAAGATTTTGGACTTTTTTCTCGGTTGAAATTTGATTCGACTAAAATCAGACCAAGTATGTACTCTTTGTACTTTGGGCTACACTCTTTGTGTGAAAAAACTATAAGTTTATTCAAAACTGGTACTAGAGGCACGTTTCCAAAGCAGGGTTTCCCAAACTTTTTCACTGATGGAGCACTTTAAGGGTCTTTGAATTTTAACGGAGCACCTTGTGTAATTTGAAGGATAGGTAATGACACATAATCAATGAATCTTAGAAAAAATAATACGTAAAATTATACTAGtcaaaatgtagaaaaaaaacTTTGTTATTATGTGGGGCAACGGGTGAAATGATCTCTGACTCGTTCGCTCGTGTTACTCTTTATTTCGCGCAGACAGTGTTCGGATCCTCGCGAATCAATGAATGATCGTGTGCCTTCGACTGTCGAATAATCGTTCTCGACTGTTTGGCAAACGACGACCGTCCTCGAACTCGTAACAGATTTTCGAGTGTTTCTCTGTGGCTTCCCGAGAACGGTCGGCGTGTTCGTTGCACGGGTCGCCACAATTAATATTTCTTCGCGGAGCACAGTTTGGGAAACCCTGTTCTAAAGAACTAGTAGATTGATTTTGTTCtttatttatgaaataaattgCAACAGAAACCGATGTCGATAATACGAAAGGGCAAGTGCATCAACGGATCGACGCGAACTACGTAAATAATTGGTGTAGATACAGCTGAGGGACGTACGTTATACGttgacattgatattttttttttataaacgcGGCGAGAGCATCGAATGCCGAGTAATAAGCAGTCCGTGAATGAAATTTCCGTATCGGATTTTCGAAAGTAGAAAGGGGTCAACGACAGGCCAAGCAGGTGCAACGAATTTTTAGACGCGAATAGAGCGACAACGTGAAACAATTGACGGCCCATGTTTGTAAGATGTAACGGCTGAATCGCTGATTAAGATTCGTATCGTATGACGGTCGGATATTCGTCTTGAGTTTCCTATAGCAAACTGTGGTAACGGTTTGTGACAGTGTGACGTTTATGAATCTATGAGATTCGATTCTTAATTACATCGTTAAAAAACAATCCAAAGTTACAAATTACCTCCGGGAAAGTTGGCGATGGTCGAAGACCTTTAGCTTCTAATACGATGTAACGAATTAATTATAcaagataaatatttatcaGAATCTTGAAATAGGTGTAACGTTTGATTACACAAAGCTACGGAGAAGCTTGCCACCATATTGATAACCAATTCTGTAGAATGCCAATTACTCCGACCATCTATTTTCTGCTTATCTAACGACCCGTAATTAATCAGCGTTTATCTACCTGCATTTATGTAATAACACACGCGGAAAACATAACAGTAAAACCGTGACACGGTGAGGAAGATATTCACGATCGAGTTTTGTTTCTGCTTAGAGAATCGGTGGTAATTCGTTAAAACGAGTTCCTTTCTGAACGCTCCGAAACATAGATAATTATCATGACAATCGTCGTCATGCTCGGTGATTTTCTGTCATGGTTCCGTAGAATcttacggaaataaattaggatAATTTGTATCCAGTCGTAACTGGCTATCGAAGGTGCGGTGGAAAAATTCACCGATTAAGGAATGGTATCGCATTCTTTCGTACGTATTCAAAAGAaagtatataaaataagaaagaagGG encodes the following:
- the Klc gene encoding kinesin light chain isoform X3, with the translated sequence MGRTDMSKTLNAYRIKKIEIIGRMTAMSQDEIVAGARTVAQGLEALRVEHEGLLQGLQSQDAPAARDKSSLLSKNIEMIELGLGEAEVMMALANHLQKVEAEKQKLRTQVKRLCQENAWLRDELAGTQQKLQASEQAVAALEEANKHLEFMEDMRQYDPDPPADDETSKDRPKRDPVVDLFPDDDVDDRNTISPTPPSQFAQVNAGYEIPARLRTLHNLVIQYAAQGRYEVAVPLCKQALEDLEKTSGHDHPDVATMLNILALVYRDQNKFKEAANLLNDALSIREKTLGENHPAVAATLNNLAVLYGKRGKYKEAEPLCKRALAIRELVLGRDHPDVAKQLNNLALLCQNQAKYEEVQRYYQRALEIYEMKLGPDDPNVAKTKNNLASCFLKQGKYKEAEVLYKQVLTRAHEKEFGAIASDNKPIWQVAEEREENKLKNKGNAPYGEYGGWHKAAKVDSPTVTTTLKNLGALYRRQGKYEAADTLEDCALRSRKEQTLEFVKQGKVAQILGEGKGSTRRGSRSSLANSEHEQHDESSLALAQRALHEGQSGHHDASSNKPGFKNKIFQAFGIHSSTTRSTSYARNKGYYVRNICESISLNDVQGSALFNTQRNSV
- the Klc gene encoding kinesin light chain isoform X5; this translates as MGKKIEIIGRMTAMSQDEIVAGARTVAQGLEALRVEHEGLLQGLQSQDAPAARDKSSLLSKNIEMIELGLGEAEVMMALANHLQKVEAEKQKLRTQVKRLCQENAWLRDELAGTQQKLQASEQAVAALEEANKHLEFMEDMRQYDPDPPADDETSKDRPKRDPVVDLFPDDDVDDRNSKSISPTPPSQFAQVNAGYEIPARLRTLHNLVIQYAAQGRYEVAVPLCKQALEDLEKTSGHDHPDVATMLNILALVYRDQNKFKEAANLLNDALSIREKTLGENHPAVAATLNNLAVLYGKRGKYKEAEPLCKRALAIRELVLGRDHPDVAKQLNNLALLCQNQAKYEEVQRYYQRALEIYEMKLGPDDPNVAKTKNNLASCFLKQGKYKEAEVLYKQVLTRAHEKEFGAIASDNKPIWQVAEEREENKLKNKGNAPYGEYGGWHKAAKVDSPTVTTTLKNLGALYRRQGKYEAADTLEDCALRSRKEQTLEFVKQGKVAQILGEGKGSTRRGSRSSLANSEHEQHDESSLALAQRALHEGQSGHHDASSNKPGFKNKIFQAFGIHSSTTRSTSYARNKGYYVRNICESISLNDVQGSALFNTQRNSV
- the Klc gene encoding kinesin light chain isoform X1; the encoded protein is MGRTDMSKTLNAYRIKKIEIIGRMTAMSQDEIVAGARTVAQGLEALRVEHEGLLQGLQSQDAPAARDKSSLLSKNIEMIELGLGEAEVMMALANHLQKVEAEKQKLRTQVKRLCQENAWLRDELAGTQQKLQASEQAVAALEEANKHLEFMEDMRQYDPDPPADDETSKDRPKRDPVVDLFPDDDVDDRNSKSISPTPPSQFAQVNAGYEIPARLRTLHNLVIQYAAQGRYEVAVPLCKQALEDLEKTSGHDHPDVATMLNILALVYRDQNKFKEAANLLNDALSIREKTLGENHPAVAATLNNLAVLYGKRGKYKEAEPLCKRALAIRELVLGRDHPDVAKQLNNLALLCQNQAKYEEVQRYYQRALEIYEMKLGPDDPNVAKTKNNLASCFLKQGKYKEAEVLYKQVLTRAHEKEFGAIASDNKPIWQVAEEREENKLKNKGNAPYGEYGGWHKAAKVDSPTVTTTLKNLGALYRRQGKYEAADTLEDCALRSRKEQTLEFVKQGKVAQILGEGKGSTRRGSRSSLANSEHEQHDESSLALAQRALHEGQSGHHDASSNKPGFKNKIFQAFGIHSSTTRSTSYARNKGYYVRNICESISLNDVQGSALFNTQRNSV